One Myxococcus stipitatus DNA segment encodes these proteins:
- a CDS encoding sensor histidine kinase, which translates to MDRTLAWPQRFEDSLARAVDAQRRSVLGTGAAVRLVGAAVFLALTTVLWLAGGEDWEPYPAILGPYVGVVAVLFVVRARPEARWLGAVQSLVDVALVYGLQHVALPISPFPAGVAGFSLGLFALVVALSGLALRPAIVYATASLGALAQGALMREASVGWGPVAVAVVTLLMMAAMSHYKTRRLRLAAIALTRAEVDRALEARRFQEVEEARRTIERLLGEEHAKNAQLSALQRDKEQLTQFLVHDLRSPLSALTMTLSWMEQEVKSDSLLESVRTGLAITARLDRMITDMMDVPLLEEGRLEPRRAPLLASALLDEVRRSLEGVARARRIQLEVAAPERLELVGDLDLLVRVVENLTTNAVRYAATGGRVRLEGGEDATGRWLAVRNDGAPIPRELRGRIFDKYVQGEPERDSRRGYGLGLYFSRLAAEAHGGRLEVEDAPGWATSFVVRLPA; encoded by the coding sequence GTGGACAGGACGTTGGCGTGGCCGCAACGCTTCGAGGATTCGCTGGCGCGGGCGGTGGATGCCCAGCGCCGCAGCGTGCTGGGGACGGGCGCGGCGGTGCGGCTGGTCGGCGCCGCCGTCTTCCTGGCGCTGACGACGGTCCTGTGGCTGGCGGGGGGTGAGGACTGGGAGCCCTACCCGGCCATCCTGGGGCCCTACGTGGGCGTGGTCGCCGTCCTGTTCGTCGTGAGGGCGCGGCCGGAGGCGCGGTGGCTCGGCGCGGTGCAGTCGCTGGTGGACGTGGCGCTCGTCTACGGCCTCCAGCACGTGGCGCTGCCCATCTCCCCCTTCCCCGCGGGGGTGGCGGGCTTCAGCCTGGGGCTGTTCGCGCTCGTGGTCGCGCTCAGCGGGCTGGCGCTGCGGCCGGCCATCGTCTACGCCACCGCGTCGCTCGGGGCGCTCGCCCAGGGCGCGCTCATGCGGGAGGCCTCGGTGGGCTGGGGCCCGGTGGCCGTCGCCGTGGTGACGCTGCTGATGATGGCGGCGATGAGTCACTACAAGACGCGGCGGCTGCGCCTGGCCGCCATCGCCCTCACCCGCGCGGAGGTGGACCGGGCCCTGGAGGCCCGTCGCTTCCAGGAGGTGGAGGAGGCGCGGCGCACCATCGAGCGGCTGCTCGGCGAGGAGCACGCGAAGAACGCCCAATTGAGCGCGCTCCAACGGGACAAGGAGCAGCTGACCCAGTTCCTGGTGCACGACCTGCGCTCCCCCCTGTCCGCCCTCACCATGACGCTGTCGTGGATGGAGCAGGAGGTGAAGTCGGACAGCCTCCTGGAGTCCGTGCGCACGGGCCTGGCCATCACCGCCCGCCTGGACCGGATGATCACCGACATGATGGACGTCCCCCTCCTGGAAGAGGGGCGGTTGGAGCCGCGCAGGGCGCCCCTGCTCGCGAGCGCGTTGCTGGACGAGGTGCGCCGCTCGTTGGAGGGCGTGGCGCGCGCCCGGCGCATCCAGTTGGAGGTCGCTGCCCCCGAGCGGTTGGAGCTGGTGGGCGACCTGGACCTGCTGGTGCGCGTGGTGGAGAACCTGACCACCAACGCCGTGCGCTACGCGGCCACCGGGGGCCGGGTGCGGCTGGAGGGCGGCGAGGACGCGACGGGGCGGTGGCTGGCCGTGCGCAACGACGGCGCCCCCATCCCCCGGGAGCTGCGCGGGCGCATCTTCGACAAGTACGTGCAGGGAGAGCCGGAGCGCGACAGCCGTCGGGGCTACGGCCTGGGGCTGTACTTCTCGCGGCTCGCCGCCGAGGCGCATGGCGGCCGGCTGGAGGTGGAGGACGCGCCCGGCTGGGCGACGTCCTTCGTGGTGCGGCTGCCGGCCTGA
- a CDS encoding PspA/IM30 family protein produces the protein MWDRLKRALRSFAGFFVSSIEDPELILEQNIRDLNDQVPKMNESIAMVRANVTLLEKENAKYKEDVRSMTAKVKAAIQAGRDDLAAQYATKLQIEKDALERNEAQLTTARQAYEKALNVKKAFMREKDRKTQEAMTAIRDARRAKWQAKVADTMESFTVAGIDSTHDEMLRKVEERTAVNEARMQMALESVDHQAAQIEEEAEKIQANELVKQFKMEMGLMDSPAPVSDVSGAAGKTIGKKVGVE, from the coding sequence ATGTGGGACAGACTCAAGAGGGCATTGCGCAGCTTCGCGGGCTTCTTCGTCTCCTCCATCGAGGATCCGGAGCTCATCCTCGAGCAGAACATCCGCGACCTGAACGACCAGGTCCCGAAGATGAACGAGTCCATCGCCATGGTTCGGGCGAACGTGACGCTGCTCGAGAAGGAGAACGCCAAGTACAAGGAGGACGTGCGCTCGATGACGGCCAAGGTGAAGGCCGCCATCCAGGCCGGTCGTGACGACCTGGCCGCGCAGTACGCGACCAAGCTCCAGATCGAAAAGGACGCGCTCGAGCGCAACGAGGCGCAGCTGACCACCGCGCGCCAGGCGTACGAGAAGGCCCTGAACGTCAAGAAGGCGTTCATGCGCGAGAAGGACCGCAAGACGCAGGAGGCCATGACGGCCATCCGCGACGCGCGGCGCGCCAAGTGGCAGGCCAAGGTGGCCGACACGATGGAGTCCTTCACCGTCGCGGGCATCGACTCCACGCACGACGAGATGCTGCGCAAGGTGGAGGAGCGCACCGCCGTGAACGAGGCGCGCATGCAGATGGCGCTCGAGTCGGTGGACCACCAGGCCGCGCAGATCGAGGAGGAGGCCGAGAAGATCCAGGCCAACGAGCTCGTGAAGCAGTTCAAGATGGAGATGGGGCTGATGGACAGCCCCGCCCCGGTGTCCGACGTGAGCGGCGCGGCGGGGAAGACCATCGGCAAGAAGGTGGGGGTCGAGTAG
- a CDS encoding ABC transporter substrate-binding protein — MKLHRGPGLFLFLSLCVLGAGWVLASRMGYLDKLQARFFPATREAVRLSPGDFPAGVSAPVADVASVPLRPVLIGFTPRGSAAGLLVAAGGATTLDNPTAPAGAAQGSLKTAYALDARAVLFGREEELRQALAIGAENGGVDMAMLSVDRLASWAPGLRDAAPRTVLLAGRSRGQEALAAVGVTDLAGLRGKRVGVYPFSSTHYFALWVLARAGLRTSDVRWVDLPSTLDAGRALREGRADAVVGLWGDVELAARDRGGAVLATTADAPHLVATVLVARGDFAARYPDAVRRVLRGMLDAGQSVLKDPTAGARMLGEVAPYLGDPIEAIRSAPPATLADNRAFFGLSGEAPVTYDELYQSAAALFQKLKQGPPVPLAEDTRDLGALKYVSEARGP; from the coding sequence ATGAAGCTCCACCGTGGACCAGGCCTCTTCCTCTTCTTGTCCCTGTGCGTGCTGGGCGCGGGCTGGGTGCTCGCGTCCCGCATGGGGTACCTGGACAAGCTCCAGGCGCGCTTCTTCCCGGCCACGCGCGAGGCGGTGCGCCTGTCGCCGGGTGACTTCCCGGCGGGCGTGTCCGCGCCGGTGGCGGACGTGGCGTCGGTGCCGCTCAGGCCCGTGCTCATCGGCTTCACCCCGCGCGGCTCGGCGGCGGGGCTGCTCGTCGCGGCCGGTGGGGCCACCACGCTGGACAACCCCACGGCGCCCGCGGGCGCGGCGCAGGGCTCCCTGAAGACGGCGTACGCGCTCGACGCCCGCGCGGTGCTCTTCGGGCGGGAGGAGGAACTGCGGCAGGCGCTGGCCATCGGCGCGGAGAACGGCGGCGTGGACATGGCCATGCTGTCGGTGGACCGGCTGGCGTCGTGGGCGCCGGGGCTGCGGGACGCGGCGCCGCGCACGGTGCTGCTGGCGGGGCGCAGCCGGGGGCAGGAGGCGCTCGCGGCGGTGGGGGTGACGGACCTGGCGGGCCTGCGAGGCAAGCGCGTGGGTGTCTACCCCTTCAGCTCCACGCACTACTTCGCGCTGTGGGTGCTGGCGCGCGCGGGGCTGCGCACCTCCGACGTGCGCTGGGTGGACCTGCCCTCCACGCTGGACGCCGGGCGCGCGCTGCGCGAGGGCCGGGCGGACGCGGTGGTGGGGCTGTGGGGCGACGTGGAGCTGGCGGCCCGCGACAGGGGCGGCGCGGTGCTGGCGACGACGGCGGACGCGCCGCACCTGGTGGCCACGGTGCTGGTGGCGCGGGGCGACTTCGCGGCGCGCTATCCGGACGCGGTCCGCCGCGTGCTGCGCGGCATGCTGGACGCGGGACAGAGCGTGCTCAAGGACCCCACGGCCGGGGCGCGGATGCTGGGCGAGGTGGCGCCGTACCTGGGCGACCCCATCGAGGCCATCCGCAGCGCGCCGCCCGCGACGCTGGCGGACAATCGGGCGTTCTTCGGTCTTTCCGGCGAGGCGCCAGTCACCTATGACGAGCTGTATCAGAGCGCCGCCGCGCTCTTCCAGAAGCTCAAGCAGGGCCCTCCGGTGCCCCTCGCGGAGGACACGCGGGACCTGGGGGCGTTGAAGTACGTGTCGGAGGCGCGAGGGCCCTGA